A genomic window from Pecten maximus chromosome 6, xPecMax1.1, whole genome shotgun sequence includes:
- the LOC117328750 gene encoding mucin-5AC-like isoform X7 — MDAKPPPVEGKPGSQDSSLSADLTEDVFFNTSWQESVGGTTPQKPVSSPGKAMDMDLNAVKSDSQVLDSEAAKHKISIKPRQRRASSQRARTKPSGGAASLPQVKEESPPKELASPVATLKSLEDEKPVEANPTKEEITDDVENVKTVDHEPLITVEDNKTSIQIGGKDKPDAEASTGSPSQEMDSPSKRWSMTEGEKDKMPGLPVSPVALGAVKLRTRPRPKSLIEPPQLPPSGDELAKAFNKRLSVRKERTNEEFSEEDFLEAKKDSNEVTPVVQPSDGKKTSPTGAAPSTGGITYVLKKEPLRKTSSSDSAKTPQLKAVSEEPNKTDQPKPKVTETKAEPVKIEVPQKDNVPPSVQEKSKSLTNKLASPREEYRLKRQSRSKTLPVQPVSQEFLDKKVNDIAAASSNLSQSVKEESKEGKADPLSSALSKKSEPKRLSLKETSNAAEPLWFAVARRKQADAEKEEREAAKKENSPPVGAKINPSPSSGGAKTTPLQSSVGAKTPPLQSSLGPKPTPGQSSVSTKPTPGQSSVSTKPTPGQSLAGTKPTPGQSLAGTKPTPGQSSVSTKPTPGQSLAGTKPTPGQSLAGTKPTPGPLSVGTKPTPGQSSVSTKPTPGQSLAGTKPTPGQSLAGTKPTPGQSAVGTKTNPSVGIKPNSTDSPNTSSANKEVPSSVRSFRDNVSDKSESTPFNRGSVKSSGFSSKEEKEKINGNKKAPETKKESEPVQRTLSNRSKFEAKSSTTGGGSQASTSSSSSSSSSSVPAWKANLAKKKEKEPQIKIEIIEKKTEKPVPPKKPSKALEEKAILRDKPVVDKCSDKRQSKVLDMVKSFQKLEVS; from the exons CCACCACCTGTTGAAGGCAAACCTGGAAGTCAGGACTCGAGTTTGTCAGCAGATCTTACTGAA GATGTTTTCTTCAACACCAGCTGGCAAGAGTCAGTAGGAGGAACAACCCCACAGAAGCCTGTTAGCTCCCCAG GTAAAGCAATGGACATGGATTTAAATGCTGTGAAGTCGGATTCTCAGGTGCTGGACAGCGAAGCGGCTAAACACAAAATCTCCATCAAACCCAGGCAACGTCGGGCTTCCAGTCAGCGTGCCAGGACT AAACCGTCTGGAGGAGCAGCGTCCTTGCCACAGGTAAAGGAGGAATCTCCACCAAAGGAACTGGCATCACCAGTAGCAACACTAAAATCACTGGAGGATGAAAAACCAGTGGAGGCAAACCCTACTAAGGAGGAAATCACAGATGATGTGGAGAATGTCAAGACAGTCGACCATGAACCACTAATAACTGTCGAGGATAATAAGACTAGTATCCAGATTGGTG GTAAGGACAAACCTGATGCTGAAGCCAGTACAGGCAGTCCTTCCCAGGAGATGGATAGTCCTAGTAAGCGCTGGAGCATGACAGAGGGTGAAAAGGACAAGATGCCTGGTCTACCAGTAAGTCCAGTTGCTCTAGGGGCTGTCAAACTACGGACCAGGCCTCGTCCTAAGAGTCTGATCGAACCTCCACAACTTCCTCCTAGTGGAGATGAGCTGGCAAAGGCTTTCAACAAGCGCCTGTCAGTTAGAAAGGAGAGAACAAACGAGGAATTCTCAGAGGAAGATTTCTTAGAAGCTAAAAAAGACTCTAATGAGGTTACACCTGTTGTGCAGCCATCTGATGGCAAAAAGACATCACCTACAGGTGCTGCCCCCTCAACAGGGGGGATAACTTATGTGTTAAAGAAGGAACCTTTGAGAAAGACATCATCATCAGACAGTGCTAAAACTCCACAGTTGAAGGCTGTTTCTGAGGAACCAAATAAAACTGACCAGCCTAAACCCAAAGTAACAGAAACCAAAGCTGAGCCTGTGAAGATTGAGGTGCCCCAAAAAGACAATGTGCCACCTTCTGTACAGGAGAAAAGTAAATCTCTCACAAACAAATTGGCTTCACCACGGGAAGAATACAGACTGAAAAGACAGTCTCGTAGTAAGACTTTGCCTGTACAGCCAGTTTCACAGGAATTTTTGGATAAAAAGGTAAATGATATCGCTGCAGCTAGCAGTAATTTAAGCCAAAGTGTGAAGGAAGAATCAAAGGAGGGTAAAGCAGATCCACTATCTTCTGCTCTATCTAAGAAATCAGAACCAAAACGTCTTTCTTTAAAGGAGACAAGCAATGCTGCTGAACCATTATGGTTTGCTGTGGCCAGACGGAAACAAGCTGATGCAGAAAAAGAGGAAAGAGAGGCTGCCAAGAAAGAAAATTCTCCACCTGTTGGGGCAAAAATTAATCCATCACCTTCATCTGGAGGGGCCAAAACAACACCTTTACAATCATCTGTAGGGGCTAAAACACCACCCTTGCAATCCTCATTAGGGCCCAAGCCTACCCCTGGACAGTCATCTGTTAGTACAAAACCTACCCCTGGACAGTCATCTGTTAGTACAAAACCTACCCCAGGACAGTCATTGGCAGGTACAAAACCTACCCCAGGACAGTCATTGGCGGGTACAAAACCTACCCCTGGACAGTCATCTGTTAGTACAAAACCTACCCCAGGACAGTCATTGGCGGGTACAAAACCTACCCCAGGACAGTCATTGGCGGGTACAAAACCTACCCCTGGACCATTGTCGGTAGGTACAAAACCTACCCCTGGACAGTCATCTGTTAGTACAAAACCTACCCCAGGACAGTCATTGGCGGGTACAAAACCTACCCCAGGACAGTCATTGGCGGGTACAAAACCTACCCCAGGACAATCAGCTGTTGGAACAAAGACTAACCCTTCAGTAGGAATAAAACCAAACTCTACTGATAGTCCAAATACCTCTAGTGCTAACAAGGAGGTACCATCCTCAGTACGGAGTTTTAGGGATAATGTGTCGGACAAATCAGAGAGTACTCCATTTAACAGGGGCAGTGTGAAATCCTCAGGGTTCTCTAGTAaggaagaaaaggaaaaaattaACGGAAACAAAAAAGCTCCTGAAACAAAGAAGGAAAGTGAACCTGTGCAAAGGACACTGTCAAATAGATCAAAGTTTGAAGCTAAGAGTTCTACAACTGGTGGTGGCAGTCAGGCATCAACGTCTtcctcatcatcatcctcatcctcGTCTGTTCCAGCCTGGAAGGCAAATTTGGCCAAGAAGAAGGAAAAAGAACCACAAATCAAAATAGAAATTATAGAAAAGAAAACGGAGAAACCAGTTCCCCCAAAGAAACCCTCAAAGGCCTTAGAAGAG
- the LOC117328750 gene encoding mucin-5AC-like isoform X8 — protein MPPPVEGKPGSQDSSLSADLTEDVFFNTSWQESVGGTTPQKPVSSPGKAMDMDLNAVKSDSQVLDSEAAKHKISIKPRQRRASSQRARTKPSGGAASLPQVKEESPPKELASPVATLKSLEDEKPVEANPTKEEITDDVENVKTVDHEPLITVEDNKTSIQIGGKDKPDAEASTGSPSQEMDSPSKRWSMTEGEKDKMPGLPVSPVALGAVKLRTRPRPKSLIEPPQLPPSGDELAKAFNKRLSVRKERTNEEFSEEDFLEAKKDSNEVTPVVQPSDGKKTSPTGAAPSTGGITYVLKKEPLRKTSSSDSAKTPQLKAVSEEPNKTDQPKPKVTETKAEPVKIEVPQKDNVPPSVQEKSKSLTNKLASPREEYRLKRQSRSKTLPVQPVSQEFLDKKVNDIAAASSNLSQSVKEESKEGKADPLSSALSKKSEPKRLSLKETSNAAEPLWFAVARRKQADAEKEEREAAKKENSPPVGAKINPSPSSGGAKTTPLQSSVGAKTPPLQSSLGPKPTPGQSSVSTKPTPGQSSVSTKPTPGQSLAGTKPTPGQSLAGTKPTPGQSSVSTKPTPGQSLAGTKPTPGQSLAGTKPTPGPLSVGTKPTPGQSSVSTKPTPGQSLAGTKPTPGQSLAGTKPTPGQSAVGTKTNPSVGIKPNSTDSPNTSSANKEVPSSVRSFRDNVSDKSESTPFNRGSVKSSGFSSKEEKEKINGNKKAPETKKESEPVQRTLSNRSKFEAKSSTTGGGSQASTSSSSSSSSSSVPAWKANLAKKKEKEPQIKIEIIEKKTEKPVPPKKPSKALEEKAILRDKPVVDKCSDKRQSKVLDMVKSFQKLEVS, from the exons Atg CCACCACCTGTTGAAGGCAAACCTGGAAGTCAGGACTCGAGTTTGTCAGCAGATCTTACTGAA GATGTTTTCTTCAACACCAGCTGGCAAGAGTCAGTAGGAGGAACAACCCCACAGAAGCCTGTTAGCTCCCCAG GTAAAGCAATGGACATGGATTTAAATGCTGTGAAGTCGGATTCTCAGGTGCTGGACAGCGAAGCGGCTAAACACAAAATCTCCATCAAACCCAGGCAACGTCGGGCTTCCAGTCAGCGTGCCAGGACT AAACCGTCTGGAGGAGCAGCGTCCTTGCCACAGGTAAAGGAGGAATCTCCACCAAAGGAACTGGCATCACCAGTAGCAACACTAAAATCACTGGAGGATGAAAAACCAGTGGAGGCAAACCCTACTAAGGAGGAAATCACAGATGATGTGGAGAATGTCAAGACAGTCGACCATGAACCACTAATAACTGTCGAGGATAATAAGACTAGTATCCAGATTGGTG GTAAGGACAAACCTGATGCTGAAGCCAGTACAGGCAGTCCTTCCCAGGAGATGGATAGTCCTAGTAAGCGCTGGAGCATGACAGAGGGTGAAAAGGACAAGATGCCTGGTCTACCAGTAAGTCCAGTTGCTCTAGGGGCTGTCAAACTACGGACCAGGCCTCGTCCTAAGAGTCTGATCGAACCTCCACAACTTCCTCCTAGTGGAGATGAGCTGGCAAAGGCTTTCAACAAGCGCCTGTCAGTTAGAAAGGAGAGAACAAACGAGGAATTCTCAGAGGAAGATTTCTTAGAAGCTAAAAAAGACTCTAATGAGGTTACACCTGTTGTGCAGCCATCTGATGGCAAAAAGACATCACCTACAGGTGCTGCCCCCTCAACAGGGGGGATAACTTATGTGTTAAAGAAGGAACCTTTGAGAAAGACATCATCATCAGACAGTGCTAAAACTCCACAGTTGAAGGCTGTTTCTGAGGAACCAAATAAAACTGACCAGCCTAAACCCAAAGTAACAGAAACCAAAGCTGAGCCTGTGAAGATTGAGGTGCCCCAAAAAGACAATGTGCCACCTTCTGTACAGGAGAAAAGTAAATCTCTCACAAACAAATTGGCTTCACCACGGGAAGAATACAGACTGAAAAGACAGTCTCGTAGTAAGACTTTGCCTGTACAGCCAGTTTCACAGGAATTTTTGGATAAAAAGGTAAATGATATCGCTGCAGCTAGCAGTAATTTAAGCCAAAGTGTGAAGGAAGAATCAAAGGAGGGTAAAGCAGATCCACTATCTTCTGCTCTATCTAAGAAATCAGAACCAAAACGTCTTTCTTTAAAGGAGACAAGCAATGCTGCTGAACCATTATGGTTTGCTGTGGCCAGACGGAAACAAGCTGATGCAGAAAAAGAGGAAAGAGAGGCTGCCAAGAAAGAAAATTCTCCACCTGTTGGGGCAAAAATTAATCCATCACCTTCATCTGGAGGGGCCAAAACAACACCTTTACAATCATCTGTAGGGGCTAAAACACCACCCTTGCAATCCTCATTAGGGCCCAAGCCTACCCCTGGACAGTCATCTGTTAGTACAAAACCTACCCCTGGACAGTCATCTGTTAGTACAAAACCTACCCCAGGACAGTCATTGGCAGGTACAAAACCTACCCCAGGACAGTCATTGGCGGGTACAAAACCTACCCCTGGACAGTCATCTGTTAGTACAAAACCTACCCCAGGACAGTCATTGGCGGGTACAAAACCTACCCCAGGACAGTCATTGGCGGGTACAAAACCTACCCCTGGACCATTGTCGGTAGGTACAAAACCTACCCCTGGACAGTCATCTGTTAGTACAAAACCTACCCCAGGACAGTCATTGGCGGGTACAAAACCTACCCCAGGACAGTCATTGGCGGGTACAAAACCTACCCCAGGACAATCAGCTGTTGGAACAAAGACTAACCCTTCAGTAGGAATAAAACCAAACTCTACTGATAGTCCAAATACCTCTAGTGCTAACAAGGAGGTACCATCCTCAGTACGGAGTTTTAGGGATAATGTGTCGGACAAATCAGAGAGTACTCCATTTAACAGGGGCAGTGTGAAATCCTCAGGGTTCTCTAGTAaggaagaaaaggaaaaaattaACGGAAACAAAAAAGCTCCTGAAACAAAGAAGGAAAGTGAACCTGTGCAAAGGACACTGTCAAATAGATCAAAGTTTGAAGCTAAGAGTTCTACAACTGGTGGTGGCAGTCAGGCATCAACGTCTtcctcatcatcatcctcatcctcGTCTGTTCCAGCCTGGAAGGCAAATTTGGCCAAGAAGAAGGAAAAAGAACCACAAATCAAAATAGAAATTATAGAAAAGAAAACGGAGAAACCAGTTCCCCCAAAGAAACCCTCAAAGGCCTTAGAAGAG
- the LOC117328750 gene encoding mucin-5AC-like isoform X6 — MDAKILVMDYHRMYLPPPVEGKPGSQDSSLSADLTEDVFFNTSWQESVGGTTPQKPVSSPGKAMDMDLNAVKSDSQVLDSEAAKHKISIKPRQRRASSQRARTKPSGGAASLPQVKEESPPKELASPVATLKSLEDEKPVEANPTKEEITDDVENVKTVDHEPLITVEDNKTSIQIGGKDKPDAEASTGSPSQEMDSPSKRWSMTEGEKDKMPGLPVSPVALGAVKLRTRPRPKSLIEPPQLPPSGDELAKAFNKRLSVRKERTNEEFSEEDFLEAKKDSNEVTPVVQPSDGKKTSPTGAAPSTGGITYVLKKEPLRKTSSSDSAKTPQLKAVSEEPNKTDQPKPKVTETKAEPVKIEVPQKDNVPPSVQEKSKSLTNKLASPREEYRLKRQSRSKTLPVQPVSQEFLDKKVNDIAAASSNLSQSVKEESKEGKADPLSSALSKKSEPKRLSLKETSNAAEPLWFAVARRKQADAEKEEREAAKKENSPPVGAKINPSPSSGGAKTTPLQSSVGAKTPPLQSSLGPKPTPGQSSVSTKPTPGQSSVSTKPTPGQSLAGTKPTPGQSLAGTKPTPGQSSVSTKPTPGQSLAGTKPTPGQSLAGTKPTPGPLSVGTKPTPGQSSVSTKPTPGQSLAGTKPTPGQSLAGTKPTPGQSAVGTKTNPSVGIKPNSTDSPNTSSANKEVPSSVRSFRDNVSDKSESTPFNRGSVKSSGFSSKEEKEKINGNKKAPETKKESEPVQRTLSNRSKFEAKSSTTGGGSQASTSSSSSSSSSSVPAWKANLAKKKEKEPQIKIEIIEKKTEKPVPPKKPSKALEEKAILRDKPVVDKCSDKRQSKVLDMVKSFQKLEVS, encoded by the exons CCACCACCTGTTGAAGGCAAACCTGGAAGTCAGGACTCGAGTTTGTCAGCAGATCTTACTGAA GATGTTTTCTTCAACACCAGCTGGCAAGAGTCAGTAGGAGGAACAACCCCACAGAAGCCTGTTAGCTCCCCAG GTAAAGCAATGGACATGGATTTAAATGCTGTGAAGTCGGATTCTCAGGTGCTGGACAGCGAAGCGGCTAAACACAAAATCTCCATCAAACCCAGGCAACGTCGGGCTTCCAGTCAGCGTGCCAGGACT AAACCGTCTGGAGGAGCAGCGTCCTTGCCACAGGTAAAGGAGGAATCTCCACCAAAGGAACTGGCATCACCAGTAGCAACACTAAAATCACTGGAGGATGAAAAACCAGTGGAGGCAAACCCTACTAAGGAGGAAATCACAGATGATGTGGAGAATGTCAAGACAGTCGACCATGAACCACTAATAACTGTCGAGGATAATAAGACTAGTATCCAGATTGGTG GTAAGGACAAACCTGATGCTGAAGCCAGTACAGGCAGTCCTTCCCAGGAGATGGATAGTCCTAGTAAGCGCTGGAGCATGACAGAGGGTGAAAAGGACAAGATGCCTGGTCTACCAGTAAGTCCAGTTGCTCTAGGGGCTGTCAAACTACGGACCAGGCCTCGTCCTAAGAGTCTGATCGAACCTCCACAACTTCCTCCTAGTGGAGATGAGCTGGCAAAGGCTTTCAACAAGCGCCTGTCAGTTAGAAAGGAGAGAACAAACGAGGAATTCTCAGAGGAAGATTTCTTAGAAGCTAAAAAAGACTCTAATGAGGTTACACCTGTTGTGCAGCCATCTGATGGCAAAAAGACATCACCTACAGGTGCTGCCCCCTCAACAGGGGGGATAACTTATGTGTTAAAGAAGGAACCTTTGAGAAAGACATCATCATCAGACAGTGCTAAAACTCCACAGTTGAAGGCTGTTTCTGAGGAACCAAATAAAACTGACCAGCCTAAACCCAAAGTAACAGAAACCAAAGCTGAGCCTGTGAAGATTGAGGTGCCCCAAAAAGACAATGTGCCACCTTCTGTACAGGAGAAAAGTAAATCTCTCACAAACAAATTGGCTTCACCACGGGAAGAATACAGACTGAAAAGACAGTCTCGTAGTAAGACTTTGCCTGTACAGCCAGTTTCACAGGAATTTTTGGATAAAAAGGTAAATGATATCGCTGCAGCTAGCAGTAATTTAAGCCAAAGTGTGAAGGAAGAATCAAAGGAGGGTAAAGCAGATCCACTATCTTCTGCTCTATCTAAGAAATCAGAACCAAAACGTCTTTCTTTAAAGGAGACAAGCAATGCTGCTGAACCATTATGGTTTGCTGTGGCCAGACGGAAACAAGCTGATGCAGAAAAAGAGGAAAGAGAGGCTGCCAAGAAAGAAAATTCTCCACCTGTTGGGGCAAAAATTAATCCATCACCTTCATCTGGAGGGGCCAAAACAACACCTTTACAATCATCTGTAGGGGCTAAAACACCACCCTTGCAATCCTCATTAGGGCCCAAGCCTACCCCTGGACAGTCATCTGTTAGTACAAAACCTACCCCTGGACAGTCATCTGTTAGTACAAAACCTACCCCAGGACAGTCATTGGCAGGTACAAAACCTACCCCAGGACAGTCATTGGCGGGTACAAAACCTACCCCTGGACAGTCATCTGTTAGTACAAAACCTACCCCAGGACAGTCATTGGCGGGTACAAAACCTACCCCAGGACAGTCATTGGCGGGTACAAAACCTACCCCTGGACCATTGTCGGTAGGTACAAAACCTACCCCTGGACAGTCATCTGTTAGTACAAAACCTACCCCAGGACAGTCATTGGCGGGTACAAAACCTACCCCAGGACAGTCATTGGCGGGTACAAAACCTACCCCAGGACAATCAGCTGTTGGAACAAAGACTAACCCTTCAGTAGGAATAAAACCAAACTCTACTGATAGTCCAAATACCTCTAGTGCTAACAAGGAGGTACCATCCTCAGTACGGAGTTTTAGGGATAATGTGTCGGACAAATCAGAGAGTACTCCATTTAACAGGGGCAGTGTGAAATCCTCAGGGTTCTCTAGTAaggaagaaaaggaaaaaattaACGGAAACAAAAAAGCTCCTGAAACAAAGAAGGAAAGTGAACCTGTGCAAAGGACACTGTCAAATAGATCAAAGTTTGAAGCTAAGAGTTCTACAACTGGTGGTGGCAGTCAGGCATCAACGTCTtcctcatcatcatcctcatcctcGTCTGTTCCAGCCTGGAAGGCAAATTTGGCCAAGAAGAAGGAAAAAGAACCACAAATCAAAATAGAAATTATAGAAAAGAAAACGGAGAAACCAGTTCCCCCAAAGAAACCCTCAAAGGCCTTAGAAGAG